In Biomphalaria glabrata chromosome 11, xgBioGlab47.1, whole genome shotgun sequence, the following proteins share a genomic window:
- the LOC106054921 gene encoding mannose-binding protein C-like: MVSINLLILLCGLLCISCNADSNSLCKSNRPELDLQSVIDSLIQQQRKLCTYQCLTNEEKNSVKALKNQVENVTNLLFHPPLIYNNKKYVISKFPYQSSDEAMTYCTAFGGYLAEVNDNKEYTALQNFVLNTPAVDIVLIAGSDAIAEGTWRFQRTGGPVPILDWIPGQPDNLGEEDCLNLWKNYGGKMNDLPCGFRSSEDRFMCELPK; encoded by the exons ATGGTTAGCATAAACCTCTTGATCTTGTTGTGTGGCTTGCTATGTATAAGTTGTAATG CTGATTCAAATTCGCTTTGCAAAAGTAACCGTCCCGAGCTTGATCTGCAATCCGTCATCGACAGTCTCATCCAGCAACAGAGAAAGCTCTGCACGTATCAGTGTCTGACGAACGAAGAGAAGAACAGTGTCAAAGCTCTGAAGAATCAAGTAGAGAATGTCACTAATCTCTTATTTCATCCTCCACTGATCTATAACAACAAGAAGTACGTCATCTCCAAGTTTCCTTACCAAAGTTCTGATGAAGCCATGACATACTGCACAGCTTTTGGCGGCTACCTGGCAGAAGTTAATGACAACAAAGAGTACACGGCCTTGCAAAATTTTGTTCTAAATACACCGGCAGTAGACATTGTGCTCATCGCTGGGTCTGACGCCATAGCAGAAGGAACCTGGAGGTTTCAGAGAACTGGTGGGCCAGTGCCAATTTTAGATTGGATTCCAGGACAGCCTGATAATTTGGGAGAGGAAGATTGCTTGAATTTGTGGAAAAACTACGGCGGTAAGATGAATGACCTACCCTGTGGTTTCAGGAGTTCTGAAGACAGGTTTATGTGTGAGCTACCTAAATAG
- the LOC129921756 gene encoding mannose-binding protein C-like: MVSINLLILLCGLLCISCNADSNSLCKSNRPELDLQSVIDSLIQQQRKLCTYQCLTNEEKNSVKALKNQVENVTNLLFHPPLIYNNKKYVISKFPYQSSDEAMTYCTAFGGYLAEVNDNQEYTALQNFVLNTPAVDIVLIAGSDAIAEGTWRFQRTGGPVPILDWIPGQPDNLGEEDCLNLWKNYGGKMNDLPCGFRSSEDRFMCELPK; the protein is encoded by the exons ATGGTTAGCATAAACCTCTTGATCTTGTTGTGTGGCTTGCTATGTATAAGTTGTAATG CTGATTCAAATTCGCTTTGCAAAAGTAACCGTCCCGAGCTTGATCTGCAATCCGTCATCGACAGTCTCATCCAGCAACAGAGAAAGCTCTGCACGTATCAGTGTCTGACGAACGAAGAGAAGAACAGTGTCAAAGCTCTGAAGAATCAAGTAGAGAATGTCACTAATCTCTTATTTCATCCTCCACTGATCTATAACAACAAGAAGTACGTCATCTCCAAGTTTCCTTACCAAAGTTCTGATGAAGCCATGACATACTGCACAGCTTTTGGCGGCTACCTGGCAGAAGTTAATGACAACCAAGAGTACACGGCCTTGCAAAATTTTGTTCTAAATACACCGGCAGTAGACATTGTGCTCATCGCTGGGTCTGACGCCATAGCAGAAGGAACCTGGAGGTTTCAGAGAACTGGTGGGCCAGTGCCAATTTTAGATTGGATTCCAGGACAGCCTGATAATTTGGGAGAGGAAGATTGCTTGAATTTGTGGAAAAACTACGGCGGTAAGATGAATGACCTACCCTGTGGTTTCAGGAGTTCTGAAGACAGGTTTATGTGTGAGCTACCTAAATAG